The following is a genomic window from Anaerolineales bacterium.
AGGCGCCCGCAGGATGTGAAGGTCTTGCCCACCCATGTGTACTCTAAAGAACTTGTGGACAACTACTTGCAGCATTCAAATGGGTCGGAGCGCGATTCACTGACCACTCCGGTTGGGCTAGGGCTTGACGGCTTGGATGAAGTCACTATCTCACTTGCGAAAGATGGGCCAGTTATATTGGTTGCCTCAACTGTTAGTGGCAAGGGCAAGACCGCATTCATTCAAACCTGGTTGTTGGAACTAGCTCGCTCCTACAGCAAAGACTTAGTCCAATTTGTGATTGTGGATTTTCATTCAAAATCATATGGTCAGTTCCGAGATCTGCCGAATGTCCGCAGATTTGTCAGTACCAGCGAGCAGATGGAAGAAGCAGTAAAAGATCTGGAAGAGGAAGTTGCGAAACGGCAAAAGAAGATCGATGCAGCCTACGCAAAATCCCCAGAGCAGTTTGATGAATATAACATCGTCAACGAATTGGGTATGGTATTGGTGGTCATTGATGATATGGCAAACTATCGAAAACGCGGATCACCAAAACAGACAGAGCTTGACAAGCTGTTCAGCATCGGCGCTGATTGCGGTTTGCGCTTACTTGCCGCCGAGAACATTGGTCAGCTTGGTTCGACATACAACTCAGTGGTTCCGCATTTGAGCAGCAGCAATTGCGGGATACTGCTGGGTGGTTCCGACGGCGTCGAGTCTTTTAACGCCAAAATGCCCTACGGCCAAAAAACTGCCAACCTGCCCCCGGGGCGTGGCTATATGATCAGCAATGGCGTTGTCAGTACCTTTCAGACCATGGCTTACTGGCCGGAGGGGGAGGACGCCAAGCAGCATCTTAAACAAAGGCTGGACGAACTGAAACCGCAGCCGGAAACTCGACCACGCCCCAAAAAGGCTAAAGTAAGTTAATACTCGCTCTGAAGGTGACCATGAACTATCAAAATAGAGCTTCTTCGACAAATCCCGCTTTGGTTGTATTCCTGATCGACATCAGCGGATCGATGGCGGCAAAGATGCCGGACGGAAGGCCACGGCATGTGGTCGTGCAGGATGCTCTGCAGGTGGCGATTTCCAAGTTGGTTCAGAACTCCTTTCAGTCTGGGCAGGTAAGACCTCGCTACAGGCTTTTGGTTTTAGCTTATTCAGAAGAGATTTGGGATATTTTTGGTGGGATTAAATACATTAGCGACGAAGAGTTCAATATTACCGAGCTGCCACCCATGACGAAGACCAATCCAGCTGCAGCCTTGGAGCATGTCAGAGAAGTATTGGCTGAAGATATTGCGAAATGGAGTGATGAACACCTGCGCTATTGCCCGGCACCGGTAGTGATTCACCTGACTGACGCGGAAGTATCAGAAAATTTTGAAGACCCCGAGCCGGTTGCCGAACAGATCAGGCAGTTGAAAGTGCCTGATGGAAATGTGTTGCTAACCAACATCTACATATCGCCATATTTGAAAATTAACGCCGAGAATTTCAGTGAGTGGGAAGGTTTTTATCCTGAAGACAGCAGTGGGGATGTGTTTGGGGATAAGTTGCTTAGGATGTCCTCCCCCTTGCCAGAGGCATATCACGAAGCACTGAAAGAAGATGGGCATGCTGGATTGAAGCCAGGCACGCTCATGTTCTACCCCGGTATAAACGCCGACTTTATTAAAGGCGGCCTTGTTGTGAGCGGCGCCAGTAGAGTTGCGGATGCTAGAGCTTATAAAGATGAGGCTGCACCTGAAAGAGGCAGAGATGTCTATCCTGAATGAAGCTGCTTGGCGGTCTGCTTGTTATCCCCCTGCAGCCGTTTAGGAGACTAACATGACAACCATTGCAATTGACCAAACTTCAAGAACACTTCCCATCCCAACCATCAAACATGGCAATTTTGAGATTCGCTATGCGTTTTATCCCAAGCTTGAGCTATTTCAGGGTGGGGAAAGAGGAGAAGATTATCTGGTATTCCGGGTTGAGGGTAACAGACTT
Proteins encoded in this region:
- a CDS encoding VWA domain-containing protein: MNYQNRASSTNPALVVFLIDISGSMAAKMPDGRPRHVVVQDALQVAISKLVQNSFQSGQVRPRYRLLVLAYSEEIWDIFGGIKYISDEEFNITELPPMTKTNPAAALEHVREVLAEDIAKWSDEHLRYCPAPVVIHLTDAEVSENFEDPEPVAEQIRQLKVPDGNVLLTNIYISPYLKINAENFSEWEGFYPEDSSGDVFGDKLLRMSSPLPEAYHEALKEDGHAGLKPGTLMFYPGINADFIKGGLVVSGASRVADARAYKDEAAPERGRDVYPE